A window of Juglans regia cultivar Chandler chromosome 7, Walnut 2.0, whole genome shotgun sequence contains these coding sequences:
- the LOC108982937 gene encoding cyclin-dependent kinase inhibitor 7-like — protein MASKCRGISDIAVMEVAQVGVRTRARASLAMAAAAASSATTTKRRKLRAEELKCSSSSSSSSFEKLRRRRRLAITTEATEERRCSSPSSDHDAASCCSSNGSSLLLPEEERIEFVDLQDGSSEVETSTYSCCRERRETTPSSELRPESAKLEPTERPTEADSRPSTTVEKKIKMIPEADLEEFFAAAERDMHKHFVEKYNFDFVNEVPLEGRYEWVRLKP, from the exons ATGGCGAGCAAGTGTAGAGGAATCTCAGATATTGCAGTGATGGAGGTGGCACAGGTGGGCGTGAGGACCAGAGCTCGAGCATCTCTGGCCATGGCGGCGGCAGCCGCGAGCTCAGCAACCACCACAAAGAGGAGGAAGCTCCGCGCCGAGGAATTGAAGTGCTCTTCGTCGTCCTCTTCGTCGTCGTTTGAGAAGCTAAGGAGACGGAGACGCCTCGCGATCACCACGGAGGCGACGGAGGAGCGCCGGTGCTCCAGCCCTAGCTCGGATCATGACGCGGCATCGTGTTGCTCGAGTAACGGGTCGAGCTTGCTGCTCCCGGAGGAAGAGAGAATCGAATTCGTAGATCTGCAG GATGGGAGTTCTGAAGTTGAAACATCCACGTATAGTTGCTGCAGAGAAAG GAGAGAGACGACGCCGTCGAGCGAGCTTCGACCAGAGTCGGCCAAACTGGAACCAACGGAGAGGCCAACCGAGGCGGATTCTCGCCCAAGTACAACGGTggagaagaagatcaagatgaTACCGGAGGCCGACCTAGAAGAATTCTTCGCCGCCGCCGAGAGAGACATGCATAAACACTTCGTGGAAAA GTACAATTTCGATTTCGTGAATGAAGTTCCCTTGGAAGGACGATACGAGTGGGTTCGGTTAAAGCCATGA